One window of the Sparus aurata chromosome 7, fSpaAur1.1, whole genome shotgun sequence genome contains the following:
- the col2a1a gene encoding collagen, type II, alpha 1a isoform X5 — MFSFVDSRTVLLLVASQVVLLSVVRCQEEDDQEAGGCIQDGQQYNDKDVWKPEPCRICVCDSGAVLCDEIICEEIKECANPIIPSGECCPICPADASAPIETIGARGQKGEPGEIADVVGPKGPPGPMGPPGEQGSRGEAGAKGDKGNAGPRGRDGEPGTPGNPGPPGPPGPPGLGGNFAAQMAGGFDEKAGGAQMGVMQGPMGPMGPRGPPGPSGAPGPQGFQGGPGEAGEPGAAGPIGPRGPPGPSGKPGSDGEAGKPGKAGERGPSGPQGARGFPGTPGLPGIKGHRGHPGLDGAKGENGAAGAKGESGASGENGAPGPMGPRGLPGERGRPGAAGSAGARGNDGLPGPAGPPGPVGPAGAPGFPGSPGAKGEAGPTGARGSEGAQGPRGEAGTPGSPGPAGASGNPGTDGIPGAKGSAGASGIAGAPGFPGPRGPPGPQGATGPLGPKGQSGDPGLPGFKGEAGPKGDLGPAGPQGAPGPAGEEGKRGARGEPGAAGPLGPPGERGAPGNRGFPGQDGLAGAKGVPGERGVPGAVGPKGAGGDPGRTGEAGLPGARGLTGRPGDAGPQGKVGPSGAAGEDGRPGPPGPQGARGQPGVMGFPGPKGANGEAGKPGEKGLVGRPGLRGLPGKDGETGSSGPSGPAGPAGERGEQGQPGPSGFQGLPGPPGSPGEAGKPGDQGVPGEGGVPGAVGARGERGFPGERGGAGAQGLQGPRGLPGTPGTDGPKGAIGPAGAAGPQGPPGLQGMPGERGTGGIPGAKGDRGDNGQKGPEGAPGKDGSRGLTGPIGPPGPSGPNGAKGETGPTGPTGATGVRGAPGDRGEGGPPGPAGFAGPPGPAGDSGASGPAGPSGAKGPPGPNGPAGKDGSNGTPGPIGPPGPRGRSGESGPAGPPGNAGPPGPPGPPGPGIDMSAFAGLGQTEKSPDPLRYMRADEASSSLRQHDVEVDSTLKSLNNQIENLRSPDGSQKNPARTCRDLKLCHPEWKSGDYWVDPNIGSTADAIKVFCNMETGETCVYPSIARVPQKNWWTSKSKDRKHVWFGETMNGGFHFSYAQDGPAANAAAVQLTFLRLLSTEASQNLTYHCKNSVAYMDQATGNLKKALLLQGSNDVEIRAEGNSRFTYGVLEDGCKKHTGRWGKTVFEYKTQKTSRLPIVDIAPMDIGGADQEFGVDVGAVCFL, encoded by the exons AGGAGGCAGGTGGCTGCATCCAGGACGGCCAGCAGTATAATGATAAGGATGTGTGGAAGCCCGAGCCGTGTCGTATCTGTGTGTGCGACAGCGGAGCGGTTCTGTGTGATGAGATAATCTGCGAGGAGATCAAAGAGTGTGCCAACCCTATCATCCCATCTGGAGAGTGCTGTCCCATCTGCCCTGCTGATGCCAGTGCCCCCATTG AGACAATCGGCGCCAGG GGCCAGAAAGGTGAACCAGGAGAGATCGCAGAT GTTGTAGGACCAAAAGGACCACCAGGGCCTATG GGCCCCCCAGGTGAGCAGGGATCACGCGGAGAGGCTGGCGCTAAGGGTGATAAG GGAAATGCTGGACCACGAGGAAGAGATGGTGAGCCTGGCACCCCTGGAAACCCCGGACCCCCCGGCCCACCTGGACCACCAGGACTTGGAGGA aacTTTGCTGCTCAGATGGCTGGAGGTTTCGATGAGAAGGCTGGAGGCGCTCAGATGGGTGTGATGCAAGGACCAATG GGTCCCATGGGTCCTCGTGGTCCCCCCGGGCCTTCTGGAGCTCCT GGACCACAAGGTTTCCAAGGTGGCCCTGGAGAGGCTGGAGAGCCTGGTGCAGCT GGACCAATCGGACCTCGTGGACCACCTGGACCTTCTGGAAAACCTGGAAGTGAT GGTGAGGCTGGCAAACCTGGAAAAGCTGGTGAGCGTGGACCTTCAGGGCCTCAG GGAGCTCGTGGATTCCCTGGAACTCCTGGACTTCCAGGAATCAAAGGACACAGA GGTCACCCTGGTCTGGATGGAGCTAAGGGAGAAAATGGAGCTGCAGGAGCCAAG GGTGAATCTGGTGCTTCAGGAGAGAATGGTGCCCCTGGACCCATG GGTCCACGTGGTCTGCCTGGTGAGAGAGGACGTCCCGGTGCTGCTGGATCTGCA GGTGCCCGTGGAAATGATGGCTTGCCTGGTCCTGCTGGTCCACCT GGGCCTGTTGGTCCTGCTGGGGCCCCCGGTTTCCCAGGATCTCCAGGAGCCAAG GGAGAAGCTGGTCCAACCGGTGCCCGTGGATCTGAAGGAGCACAGGGACCCCGTGGAGAGGCCGGTACTCCAGGATCTCCCGGACCTGCTGGTGCATCG GGTAACCCTGGTACTGATGGTATTCCTGGAGCTAAAGGATCTGCT GGTGCTTCTGGTATTGCTGGTGCTCCTGGATTCCCCGGCCCCCGTGGCCCACCTGGACCCCAGGGAGCAACAGGACCTCTTGGGCCAAAGGGACAGTCT GGAGACCCTGGTCTTCCTGGATTCAAAGGTGAAGCTGGACCCAAAGGAGATCTT GGACCCGCTGGTCCTCAAGGTGCCCCTGGCCCTGCTGGtgaggaaggaaagagaggCGCCAGAGGAGAGCCTGGAGCTGCTGGACCACTTGGACCTCCAGGAGAGAGA GGAGCCCCTGGTAACCGTGGTTTCCCAGGTCAGGATGGTCTTGCTGGTGCTAAG GGTGTTCCTGGTGAACGCGGTGTCCCTGGCGCTGTTGGGCCTAAAGGTGCTGGTGGAGACCCTGGACGCACAGGAGAGGCCGGCCTTCCCGGAGCCAGA GGTCTTACTGGTCGTCCCGGAGATGCTGGTCCTCAAGGCAAAGTTGGACCCTCT GGTGCCGCTGGTGAGGATGGTCGCCCTGGCCCACCTGGCCCTCAGGGAGCCCGTGGACAGCCAGGAGTGATGGGATTCCCTGGACCAAAAGGAGCCAAT GGCGAAGCTGGAAAGCCAGGAGAGAAGGGTCTTGTGGGTCGTCCTGGTCTGAGA GGTCTGCCTGGAAAAGATGGTGAGACTGGTTCTTCTGGACCTTCTGGCCCTGCT GGacctgctggagagagaggagagcaaggACAACCTGGACCTTCTGGCTTCCAG GGACTACCTGGACCACCTGGTTCCCCTGGCGAGGCTGGAAAACCTGGAGACCAG GGTGTTCCTGGAGAGGGCGGAGTTCCTGGTGCTGTTGGAGCTAGA GGTGAACGTGGTTTCCCTGGTGAGAGGGGTGGTGCTGGAGCTCAGGGTCTTCAGGGACCTCGTGGACTTCCTGGAACACCTGGAACTGATGGACCCAAG GGAGCCATTGGACCAGCTGGTGCTGCTGGACCCCAGGGACCCCCCGGCCTACAGGGAATGCCTGGAGAGAGAGGAACTGGTGGTATCCCAGGAGCCAAGGGAGACAGA GGTGACAACGGACAGAAAGGACCTGAGGGAGCTCCTGGAAAGGACGGTTCTAGA GGTTTGACTGGTCCCATTGGTCCTCCTGGCCCATCTGGACCCAACGGCGCCAAG GGTGAGACTGGACCTACTGGCCCTACTGGTGCTACTGGCGTTCGTGGTGCTCCT GGTGACCGCGGTGAGGGTGGCCCTCCTGGTCCTGCTGGATTTGCTGGACCTCCT GGTCCCGCTGGAGACAGTGGAGCCTCCGGACCTGCAGGACCAAGCGGAGCTAAG GGACCACCTGGACCAAACGGACCTGCTGGCAAAGATGGATCAAATGGAACACCCGGTCCCATCGGACCCCCTGGACCTCGGGGACGTTCTGGAGAATCTGGTCCTGCT GGTCCTCCTGGTAATGCCGGACCCCCTGGTCCTCCTGGTCCTCCCGGCCCTGGCATCGACATGTCTGCCTTCGCCGGTCTGGGCCAGACTGAGAAGTCCCCCGATCCTCTCAGGTACATGAGAGCTGATGAGGCCTCCAGCTCCCTGAGACAGCACGACGTGGAGGTCGATTCCACACTCAAGTCCCTCAACAACCAGATTGAGAACCTGCGCAGCCCCGACGGCTCCCAGAAGAACCCTGCTCGCACCTGCAGAGACCTGAAACTGTGCCACCCTGAGTGGAAGAGCG GTGACTACTGGGTTGATCCCAACATTGGCAGCACAGCTGATGCCATCAAAGTTTTCTGTAACATGGAGACAGGAGAGACCTGCGTCTACCCAAGCATCGCCAGGGTACCACAGAAGAACTGGTGGACCAGCAAGAGCAAGGACCGCAAGCACGTCTGGTTCGGAGAGACCATGAACGGAGGATTCCAC TTCAGCTACGCTCAGGACGGCCCTGCTGCCAACGCTGCAGCAGTCCAGCTGACCTTCTTGAGGCTTCTGTCCACTGAAGCATCCCAGAACCTCACTTACCACTGCAAGAACAGCGTTGCCTACATGGACCAGGCCACAGGCAACCTGAAGAAGGCTTTGCTGCTGCAGGGCTCCAACGATGTGGAGATCCGCGCAGAGGGCAACAGTCGCTTCACATACGGCGTGCTGGAGGATGGCTGCAAG aaacacacaggccGGTGGGGCAAGACTGTCTTTGagtacaaaacacagaaaacctCCCGTCTGCCAATCGTGGACATTGCTCCTATGGACATCGGAGGAGCGGATCAGGAGTTCGGAGTGGATGTAGGCGCAGTCTGCTTCTTGTAA
- the col2a1a gene encoding collagen, type II, alpha 1a isoform X1 — protein sequence MFSFVDSRTVLLLVASQVVLLSVVRCQEEDDQEAGGCIQDGQQYNDKDVWKPEPCRICVCDSGAVLCDEIICEEIKECANPIIPSGECCPICPADASAPIETIGARGQKGEPGEIADVVGPKGPPGPMGPPGEQGSRGEAGAKGDKGNAGPRGRDGEPGTPGNPGPPGPPGPPGLGGNFAAQMAGGFDEKAGGAQMGVMQGPMGPMGPRGPPGPSGAPGPQGFQGGPGEAGEPGAAGPIGPRGPPGPSGKPGSDGEAGKPGKAGERGPSGPQGARGFPGTPGLPGIKGHRGHPGLDGAKGENGAAGAKGESGASGENGAPGPMGPRGLPGERGRPGAAGSAGARGNDGLPGPAGPPGPVGPAGAPGFPGSPGAKGEAGPTGARGSEGAQGPRGEAGTPGSPGPAGASGNPGTDGIPGAKGSAGASGIAGAPGFPGPRGPPGPQGATGPLGPKGQSGDPGLPGFKGEAGPKGDLGPAGPQGAPGPAGEEGKRGARGEPGAAGPLGPPGERGAPGNRGFPGQDGLAGAKGVPGERGVPGAVGPKGAGGDPGRTGEAGLPGARGLTGRPGDAGPQGKVGPSGAAGEDGRPGPPGPQGARGQPGVMGFPGPKGANGEAGKPGEKGLVGRPGLRGLPGKDGETGSSGPSGPAGPAGERGEQGQPGPSGFQGLPGPPGSPGEAGKPGDQGVPGEGGVPGAVGARGERGFPGERGGAGAQGLQGPRGLPGTPGTDGPKGAIGPAGAAGPQGPPGLQGMPGERGTGGIPGAKGDRGDNGQKGPEGAPGKDGSRGLTGPIGPPGPSGPNGAKGETGPTGPTGATGVRGAPGDRGEGGPPGPAGFAGPPGADGQPGAKGELGEGGQKGEGGAPGPQGPSGAPGPVGPTGVTGPKGARGAQGAPGATGFPGAAGRVGPPGPNGNPGAAGPAGSAGKDGPKGARGDGGPPGRQGDAGLRGPAGSQGEKGEPGEDGPPGADGPSGPMGLAGSRGIVGLPGQRGERGFPGLPGPSGEPGKQGSPGSGGDRGPPGPVGPPGLSGPAGEPGREGTPGSDGPPGRDGATGVKGERGNTGPAGAPGAPGAPGAPGPVGPLGKQGDRGEAGAQGPGGPPGPGGARGMAGPQGPRGDKGEAGETGERGQKGHRGFTGLQGLPGPPGPAGDSGASGPAGPSGAKGPPGPNGPAGKDGSNGTPGPIGPPGPRGRSGESGPAGPPGNAGPPGPPGPPGPGIDMSAFAGLGQTEKSPDPLRYMRADEASSSLRQHDVEVDSTLKSLNNQIENLRSPDGSQKNPARTCRDLKLCHPEWKSGDYWVDPNIGSTADAIKVFCNMETGETCVYPSIARVPQKNWWTSKSKDRKHVWFGETMNGGFHFSYAQDGPAANAAAVQLTFLRLLSTEASQNLTYHCKNSVAYMDQATGNLKKALLLQGSNDVEIRAEGNSRFTYGVLEDGCKKHTGRWGKTVFEYKTQKTSRLPIVDIAPMDIGGADQEFGVDVGAVCFL from the exons AGGAGGCAGGTGGCTGCATCCAGGACGGCCAGCAGTATAATGATAAGGATGTGTGGAAGCCCGAGCCGTGTCGTATCTGTGTGTGCGACAGCGGAGCGGTTCTGTGTGATGAGATAATCTGCGAGGAGATCAAAGAGTGTGCCAACCCTATCATCCCATCTGGAGAGTGCTGTCCCATCTGCCCTGCTGATGCCAGTGCCCCCATTG AGACAATCGGCGCCAGG GGCCAGAAAGGTGAACCAGGAGAGATCGCAGAT GTTGTAGGACCAAAAGGACCACCAGGGCCTATG GGCCCCCCAGGTGAGCAGGGATCACGCGGAGAGGCTGGCGCTAAGGGTGATAAG GGAAATGCTGGACCACGAGGAAGAGATGGTGAGCCTGGCACCCCTGGAAACCCCGGACCCCCCGGCCCACCTGGACCACCAGGACTTGGAGGA aacTTTGCTGCTCAGATGGCTGGAGGTTTCGATGAGAAGGCTGGAGGCGCTCAGATGGGTGTGATGCAAGGACCAATG GGTCCCATGGGTCCTCGTGGTCCCCCCGGGCCTTCTGGAGCTCCT GGACCACAAGGTTTCCAAGGTGGCCCTGGAGAGGCTGGAGAGCCTGGTGCAGCT GGACCAATCGGACCTCGTGGACCACCTGGACCTTCTGGAAAACCTGGAAGTGAT GGTGAGGCTGGCAAACCTGGAAAAGCTGGTGAGCGTGGACCTTCAGGGCCTCAG GGAGCTCGTGGATTCCCTGGAACTCCTGGACTTCCAGGAATCAAAGGACACAGA GGTCACCCTGGTCTGGATGGAGCTAAGGGAGAAAATGGAGCTGCAGGAGCCAAG GGTGAATCTGGTGCTTCAGGAGAGAATGGTGCCCCTGGACCCATG GGTCCACGTGGTCTGCCTGGTGAGAGAGGACGTCCCGGTGCTGCTGGATCTGCA GGTGCCCGTGGAAATGATGGCTTGCCTGGTCCTGCTGGTCCACCT GGGCCTGTTGGTCCTGCTGGGGCCCCCGGTTTCCCAGGATCTCCAGGAGCCAAG GGAGAAGCTGGTCCAACCGGTGCCCGTGGATCTGAAGGAGCACAGGGACCCCGTGGAGAGGCCGGTACTCCAGGATCTCCCGGACCTGCTGGTGCATCG GGTAACCCTGGTACTGATGGTATTCCTGGAGCTAAAGGATCTGCT GGTGCTTCTGGTATTGCTGGTGCTCCTGGATTCCCCGGCCCCCGTGGCCCACCTGGACCCCAGGGAGCAACAGGACCTCTTGGGCCAAAGGGACAGTCT GGAGACCCTGGTCTTCCTGGATTCAAAGGTGAAGCTGGACCCAAAGGAGATCTT GGACCCGCTGGTCCTCAAGGTGCCCCTGGCCCTGCTGGtgaggaaggaaagagaggCGCCAGAGGAGAGCCTGGAGCTGCTGGACCACTTGGACCTCCAGGAGAGAGA GGAGCCCCTGGTAACCGTGGTTTCCCAGGTCAGGATGGTCTTGCTGGTGCTAAG GGTGTTCCTGGTGAACGCGGTGTCCCTGGCGCTGTTGGGCCTAAAGGTGCTGGTGGAGACCCTGGACGCACAGGAGAGGCCGGCCTTCCCGGAGCCAGA GGTCTTACTGGTCGTCCCGGAGATGCTGGTCCTCAAGGCAAAGTTGGACCCTCT GGTGCCGCTGGTGAGGATGGTCGCCCTGGCCCACCTGGCCCTCAGGGAGCCCGTGGACAGCCAGGAGTGATGGGATTCCCTGGACCAAAAGGAGCCAAT GGCGAAGCTGGAAAGCCAGGAGAGAAGGGTCTTGTGGGTCGTCCTGGTCTGAGA GGTCTGCCTGGAAAAGATGGTGAGACTGGTTCTTCTGGACCTTCTGGCCCTGCT GGacctgctggagagagaggagagcaaggACAACCTGGACCTTCTGGCTTCCAG GGACTACCTGGACCACCTGGTTCCCCTGGCGAGGCTGGAAAACCTGGAGACCAG GGTGTTCCTGGAGAGGGCGGAGTTCCTGGTGCTGTTGGAGCTAGA GGTGAACGTGGTTTCCCTGGTGAGAGGGGTGGTGCTGGAGCTCAGGGTCTTCAGGGACCTCGTGGACTTCCTGGAACACCTGGAACTGATGGACCCAAG GGAGCCATTGGACCAGCTGGTGCTGCTGGACCCCAGGGACCCCCCGGCCTACAGGGAATGCCTGGAGAGAGAGGAACTGGTGGTATCCCAGGAGCCAAGGGAGACAGA GGTGACAACGGACAGAAAGGACCTGAGGGAGCTCCTGGAAAGGACGGTTCTAGA GGTTTGACTGGTCCCATTGGTCCTCCTGGCCCATCTGGACCCAACGGCGCCAAG GGTGAGACTGGACCTACTGGCCCTACTGGTGCTACTGGCGTTCGTGGTGCTCCT GGTGACCGCGGTGAGGGTGGCCCTCCTGGTCCTGCTGGATTTGCTGGACCTCCT GGTGCAGATGGTCAGCCTGGTGCCAAGGGAGAGCTTGGTGAGGGTGGACAGAAGGGAGAAGGTGGTGCTCCTGGACCTCAAGGACCATCTGGAGCTCCTGGACCTGTG gGACCTACTGGTGTAACTGGACCTAAAGGAGCACGTGGTGCTCAGGGAGCTCCT ggtGCTACTGGTTTCCCTGGTGCTGCTGGCAGAGTTGGACCTCCTGGCCCTAAT GGAAACCCTGGCGCTGCTGGccctgctggttctgctggtaAAGATGGACCAAAGGGTGCTCGTGGTGATGGCGGTCCCCCAGGAAGACAGGGAGACGCTGGGCTTCGCGGCCCTGCTGGCTCAcaaggagagaaaggagagccTGGAGAGGATGGACCTCCT GGTGCTGATGGGCCTTCAGGTCCTATGGGTCTGGCTGGATCCCGTGGTATTGTTGGTCTGCCTGGACAGCGTGGAGAGAGAGGCTTCCCTGGTCTCCCCGGACCTTCC GGAGAGCCTGGTAAACAAGGATCTCCTGGCTCTGGTGGTGACCGTGGACCTCCTGGACCTGTAGGACCCCCTGGACTTTCTGGACCTGCTGGAGAGCCTGGTAGAGAG GGTACCCCCGGATCAGATGGACCTCCTGGTAGAGATGGAGCTACTGGAGTCAAG GGAGAGAGAGGTAACACTGGTCCTGCTGGCGCCCCTGGAGCTCCTGGTGCCCCCGGAGCCCCCGGACCTGTTGGACCCCTCGGCAagcagggagacagaggagaggct GGCGCTCAAGGACCTGGCGGACCCCCTGGACCCGGTGGAGCTAGAGGAATGGCT GGACCACAAGGACCTCGTGGAGACAAGGGAGAGGCTGGTGAGACTGGAGAGAGGGGACAGAAGGGTCACCGTGGATTCACCGGTCTGCAGGGTCTTCCTGGACCTCCT GGTCCCGCTGGAGACAGTGGAGCCTCCGGACCTGCAGGACCAAGCGGAGCTAAG GGACCACCTGGACCAAACGGACCTGCTGGCAAAGATGGATCAAATGGAACACCCGGTCCCATCGGACCCCCTGGACCTCGGGGACGTTCTGGAGAATCTGGTCCTGCT GGTCCTCCTGGTAATGCCGGACCCCCTGGTCCTCCTGGTCCTCCCGGCCCTGGCATCGACATGTCTGCCTTCGCCGGTCTGGGCCAGACTGAGAAGTCCCCCGATCCTCTCAGGTACATGAGAGCTGATGAGGCCTCCAGCTCCCTGAGACAGCACGACGTGGAGGTCGATTCCACACTCAAGTCCCTCAACAACCAGATTGAGAACCTGCGCAGCCCCGACGGCTCCCAGAAGAACCCTGCTCGCACCTGCAGAGACCTGAAACTGTGCCACCCTGAGTGGAAGAGCG GTGACTACTGGGTTGATCCCAACATTGGCAGCACAGCTGATGCCATCAAAGTTTTCTGTAACATGGAGACAGGAGAGACCTGCGTCTACCCAAGCATCGCCAGGGTACCACAGAAGAACTGGTGGACCAGCAAGAGCAAGGACCGCAAGCACGTCTGGTTCGGAGAGACCATGAACGGAGGATTCCAC TTCAGCTACGCTCAGGACGGCCCTGCTGCCAACGCTGCAGCAGTCCAGCTGACCTTCTTGAGGCTTCTGTCCACTGAAGCATCCCAGAACCTCACTTACCACTGCAAGAACAGCGTTGCCTACATGGACCAGGCCACAGGCAACCTGAAGAAGGCTTTGCTGCTGCAGGGCTCCAACGATGTGGAGATCCGCGCAGAGGGCAACAGTCGCTTCACATACGGCGTGCTGGAGGATGGCTGCAAG aaacacacaggccGGTGGGGCAAGACTGTCTTTGagtacaaaacacagaaaacctCCCGTCTGCCAATCGTGGACATTGCTCCTATGGACATCGGAGGAGCGGATCAGGAGTTCGGAGTGGATGTAGGCGCAGTCTGCTTCTTGTAA